Proteins from one Rosa chinensis cultivar Old Blush chromosome 7, RchiOBHm-V2, whole genome shotgun sequence genomic window:
- the LOC112177203 gene encoding uncharacterized protein LOC112177203 — translation MDGRGGCCIARYGGGGGVYDMSKLDRIMLRFRPIAPKPVGGSVSGGSTPENSENCRRGKRRYVRDKRCNNRKRKASSPPDKKKVAVTTLSLLPESPEPKHSPEERSSPTWLSFESFPGNTGPEYKVVNMPALRPVRVVESYVTVDCVTDTWVEGGVLGFTDEERRMSLETDTCPGFLSDGYCRVVWTNRAYRSMVGQENETDEVTVCLVVKETATVTAVALAHPAFTCRVRVQYTCGSITLPCDVWRMEGGGFAWRLDVKAALCLGR, via the coding sequence ATGGACGGGAGAGGCGGTTGTTGTATAGCGAGGTATGGGGGAGGTGGTGGCGTTTATGATATGTCGAAGCTGGATAGAATAATGCTGAGATTCCGTCCAATCGCTCCGAAGCCGGTTGGAGGGTCAGTCTCCGGCGGATCTACGCCGGAGAATAGCGAGAACTGTAGAAGGGGAAAGAGAAGGTATGTGAGAGACAAGCGGTGCAATAACAGAAAGCGTAAGGCTTCTTCTCCGCCTGATAAGAAGAAAGTTGCTGTCACTACTCTGTCGCTGTTGCCGGAGAGTCCGGAACCTAAGCACTCTCCGGAAGAGCGTAGCTCACCCACGTGGCTGAGCTTCGAGAGTTTTCCTGGGAATACCGGTCCGGAGTACAAGGTGGTGAACATGCCGGCTTTGCGGCCGGTGAGAGTGGTCGAGTCTTACGTGACGGTGGACTGCGTCACCGATACGTGGGTGGAAGGAGGAGTACTGGGGTTTACCGACGAGGAGAGGAGGATGAGCCTGGAGACGGACACGTGTCCCGGGTTCTTATCGGACGGTTATTGTAGGGTTGTTTGGACGAACCGGGCGTACAGAAGCATGGTGGGTCAGGAGAACGAGACGGATGAGGTGACGGTGTGTCTGGTGGTGAAGGAGACGGCGACTGTGACGGCGGTGGCCTTGGCTCACCCGGCGTTTACGTGCAGAGTGAGAGTGCAGTACACGTGTGGATCCATCACGCTGCCTTGTGACGTGTGGAGAATGGAGGGAGGCGGGTTTGCGTGGCGGTTGGACGTGAAAGCTGCGCTGTGTCTGGGCCGGTAA
- the LOC121050830 gene encoding uncharacterized protein LOC121050830, with the protein MKAFLIAVTGFIAAIVAWYDCKLFIKRELLPDWDELRRFYLNQLSGSEVECMENLRVSIYGFSKLCEVLYDKGGLRRTRHVSIEESVAIFLNILGHDVKYRSIHLNFYRSKETISRQFNGVLHAVMRTSKEYVRFHDCVLQGVDLRRWRWFENCLGALDGTHVSVIVRAVERPRYRNRKGYISSNVLGACNPNMRFIYVLLGWEGSASDSRVLRDALSRHGPLVIPMINITLSMRDILIDLTF; encoded by the exons ATGAAAGCCTTTTTGATTGCTGTAACTGGATTTATAGCAGCAATAGTAGCTTGGTACGATTGTAAATTATTCATAAAAAGAGAGCTATTGCCTGATTGGGATGAACTAAGACGATTTTATTTGAATCAATTAAGTGGATCTGAAGTTGAGTGTATGGAAAACTTAAGAGTTAGCATATATGGATTTTCAAAACTTTGCGAAGTCTTATATGACAAAGGTGGATTACGAAGAACAAGACATGTATCTATTGAAGAATCTGTGGCCATATTTTTAAATATCCTTGGGCATGACGTGAAGTATAGATCCATTCATTTGAATTTTTATCGCTCCAAAGAAACAATAAGTAGACAATTTAATGGAGTGTTGCATGCAGTAATGAGAACTAGTAAGGAATATGTGAGGTTTCATGATTGTGTTCTCCAAGGAGTTGACTTGAGAAGATGGAGATGGTTTGAG AATTGTCTTGGAGCTTTAGATGGAACCCATGTCTCTGTAATTGTTCGAGCTGTGGAACGACCTAGATACCGGAATAGGAAGGGATATATTTCTTCTAATGTTTTGGGAGCTTGCAATCCAAACATGAGATTCATTTATGTCTTACTTGGATGGGAGGGATCAGCATCAGATTCTCGAGTTCTACGAGATGCATTATCTAGGCATGGTCCTTTGGTTATTCCAATG aTAAATATTACCTTGTCGATGCGGGATATACTAATAGACTTGACTTTTTAG